The Bombus vancouverensis nearcticus chromosome 2, iyBomVanc1_principal, whole genome shotgun sequence genome window below encodes:
- the Vha16 gene encoding vacuolar H+ ATP synthase 16 kDa proteolipid subunit: MSSEYSEGSPVYAPFFGVMGAASAIIFSALGAAYGTAKSGTGIAAMSVMRPELIMKSIIPVVMAGIIAIYGLVVAVLIAGGLEEPSKYSLYKGFVHLGAGLAVGFSGLAAGFAIGIVGDAGVRGTAQQPRLFVGMILILIFAEVLGLYGLIVAIYLYAK; encoded by the exons ATGAGCAGTGAATATTCAGAAGGATCTCCTGTTTATGCTCCCTTTTTCGGAGTAATGGGTGCCGCCTCAGCCATTATATTTTCTG CTCTAGGAGCAGCATATGGCACAGCAAAGTCAGGTACAGGAATTGCAGCCATGTCTGTTATGAGGCCAGAACTTATCATGAAATCTATCATTCCTGTTGTTATGGCTGGTATCATTGCCATTTATGGCCTTGTAGTAGCTGTTCTCATTGCTGGTGGTCTAGAAGAACCTAGTAAATACAGTCTGTACAA GGGTTTTGTTCATCTGGGTGCTGGCTTAGCCGTAGGTTTTTCTGGTCTAGCTGCTGGATTTGCCATTGGTATTGTTGGTGATGCAGGTGTAAGAGGTACCGCACAACAACCTCGCCTGTTTGTTGGTATGATCTTGATTCTAATCTTCGCAGAAGTATTGGGTCTCTACGGTCTCATCGTTGCCATCTACTTGTACGCCAAGTAA